Proteins from one Azospirillum ramasamyi genomic window:
- a CDS encoding glycosyltransferase has translation MKVAIVHYWLVGMRGGEKVIEALCELYPEADVFTHVYRPERISPVIRRHRVTTTFIDRLPMAHRMYQKYLPLMPLALEQLDLSAYDLVISSESGPAKGVLTRPDALHVCYCHTPMRYVWSGYHDYLSSAGPVVRPLMPYAIHRLRQWDLATAARVDRFIANSETVAQRIWRVYRRDSTVINPPVETRRFATAEPPGDHYLFLSQLVSYKRADVAIEAFNRMGRKLVVVGEGEEFRRLKQMAGPTVELVGHCSAEELDRHYAACRALVFTANEDFGIVPVEAMAAGRPVIALNRGGATETVKDGLTGLFFDQQTPEALIEAVQRFEAQERRFDPVAIQAHAARFDRAVFKSRLRETIESWMNGEEPSLAPARATAHGARGRELAPA, from the coding sequence ATGAAAGTCGCGATCGTCCATTACTGGCTCGTCGGGATGCGCGGGGGTGAGAAGGTCATCGAAGCCCTGTGCGAGCTGTACCCGGAGGCCGACGTCTTCACGCACGTCTACCGGCCGGAACGCATCTCTCCCGTCATCCGCAGGCACCGGGTCACCACCACCTTCATCGACCGGCTGCCGATGGCCCACCGGATGTACCAGAAATACCTGCCGCTGATGCCGCTGGCGCTGGAACAGCTCGACCTCAGCGCCTACGACCTGGTGATCAGCAGCGAATCCGGACCGGCCAAGGGCGTGCTGACGCGGCCCGACGCGCTGCATGTCTGCTACTGCCACACGCCGATGCGCTATGTGTGGAGCGGCTATCACGATTACCTGTCGTCGGCGGGCCCGGTCGTCCGGCCGCTGATGCCCTACGCCATCCACCGGCTGCGGCAATGGGATCTGGCGACCGCCGCGCGGGTCGACCGCTTCATCGCCAATTCCGAAACGGTGGCCCAGCGCATCTGGCGGGTCTACCGCCGCGACTCCACCGTCATCAACCCGCCGGTGGAGACCCGCCGCTTCGCGACCGCCGAGCCGCCCGGCGACCATTACCTGTTCCTCAGCCAGCTGGTGTCCTACAAGCGCGCCGACGTGGCGATCGAGGCCTTCAACCGCATGGGCCGCAAGCTGGTCGTCGTCGGCGAGGGCGAGGAGTTCCGCCGGCTGAAGCAGATGGCCGGGCCGACGGTGGAACTGGTCGGCCATTGCTCCGCCGAGGAGCTGGACCGCCACTATGCCGCCTGCCGCGCCCTGGTCTTCACCGCCAACGAGGATTTCGGCATCGTGCCGGTTGAGGCGATGGCCGCCGGCCGGCCGGTGATCGCCCTGAACCGCGGCGGCGCCACCGAGACGGTGAAGGACGGCCTGACCGGCCTGTTCTTCGACCAGCAGACGCCCGAAGCCCTGATCGAGGCGGTGCAGCGGTTCGAGGCGCAGGAACGCCGCTTCGACCCGGTCGCCATCCAGGCCCATGCCGCGCGCTTCGACCGGGCCGTGTTCAAGTCGCGGCTGCGCGAGACCATCGAAAGCTGGATGAACGGGGAGGAGCCGTCACTCGCCCCGGCACGGGCCACTGCCCACGGCGCCCGCGGGCGGGAGCTGGCCCCGGCATGA
- the ptsP gene encoding phosphoenolpyruvate--protein phosphotransferase, whose protein sequence is MATDTHPLSLPPDLVRLGAAPAGKEAAIREAAQLLIAAGCIDPAYADSMIRREAVANTFLGHGVAIPHGMVDDRNLVRRNGIAILQVPDGVVWNEGQTARLVVAIAAQSDAHIAILRRLTRLMQDEPRLDALFTTRDPADLVAALSEESATPAASDAEEGDLAETFDWVVDYPTGLHARPATAWVETARAAAGRVRIRHGGEVADGKTMVALLQLGLRPGDRITVSADGPDARAVLNRLRATITGLSAREKADAAAAARKAKAVVHGWNPPAAADGRAMPVIAGIGASPGLAIGPVHVMPKADLTVPDRPVPLLEGGNRLHEALNLTRQQLKALADDTARRLGPAEAGIFAAQAELLNDAGLITLACQLMVEGHGPGWSWNEAVERSAATLAANPNPVLAGRAADLRDVGRRVLTRIDPELRGGSIRDLPDSPCILVADDLSPSDTAALDMGRVIGLATAQGGPTSHTAILARTLGLPAMVAGGGALTELANGTTAILDGQAGRLYLNPSDAALAAAHGWIEEQRVMKARQEERRGLPARTRDGHAVEIGANVNRPDQVAMALSQGAEGVGLMRTEFLFLERGDAPGEDEQYETYRAMLEALDGRPLIVRTLDIGGDKQVPHLQLPHEENPFLGVRGARLLLRHPELLEPQLRALYRAARGAKPGSLLIMFPMITTLREIETLRAVCDRIRAELDAPAVPLGIMVEVPAAAIQADALARHVDFFSIGTNDLTQYALAIDRQHPELAAEADSLHPSVLRLIRMTVDGAEKHGRWVGVCGGIAGDPFGAALLAGLGVRELSMTPRDIPGVKDRLRDSDLAGLQDLARRALDCESSDDVRALEGGAS, encoded by the coding sequence ATGGCCACCGACACGCACCCCCTTAGCCTTCCCCCGGATCTGGTCCGGCTTGGTGCCGCCCCGGCCGGGAAGGAGGCGGCGATCCGCGAGGCGGCGCAGCTGCTGATCGCCGCGGGCTGCATCGACCCCGCCTATGCCGACAGCATGATCCGGCGGGAAGCGGTGGCGAACACATTCCTCGGCCATGGCGTCGCCATCCCGCACGGCATGGTGGACGATCGCAATCTGGTCCGCCGCAACGGCATCGCCATCCTGCAGGTGCCGGACGGCGTGGTCTGGAACGAGGGGCAGACCGCCCGGCTGGTCGTGGCGATCGCGGCGCAGTCCGATGCCCACATCGCCATCCTGCGCCGCCTGACCCGCCTGATGCAGGACGAGCCGCGGCTGGACGCGCTCTTCACCACCAGGGATCCGGCCGATCTGGTCGCGGCATTGTCGGAAGAATCCGCGACGCCGGCGGCATCCGATGCGGAGGAGGGCGACCTCGCCGAGACGTTCGATTGGGTGGTCGACTACCCGACCGGCCTGCATGCCCGTCCCGCCACCGCCTGGGTCGAGACGGCCCGCGCCGCCGCCGGCCGGGTCCGCATCCGCCATGGCGGCGAGGTGGCCGACGGCAAGACGATGGTCGCGCTGCTGCAGCTCGGCTTGCGGCCCGGCGACCGCATCACCGTTTCGGCCGACGGCCCGGATGCGCGCGCGGTGCTGAACCGGCTGCGCGCGACCATCACGGGCCTGAGCGCGCGGGAGAAGGCGGACGCCGCCGCCGCGGCCCGCAAGGCAAAGGCCGTGGTGCATGGCTGGAACCCGCCGGCCGCCGCGGATGGCCGTGCAATGCCGGTGATCGCCGGCATCGGCGCCAGCCCCGGCCTCGCCATCGGTCCGGTCCATGTGATGCCGAAGGCCGACCTGACCGTGCCCGACCGTCCGGTCCCGTTGCTGGAGGGCGGCAACCGCCTGCACGAGGCGCTGAACCTCACCCGCCAGCAGTTGAAGGCGCTGGCCGACGACACCGCCCGCCGTCTCGGGCCTGCCGAGGCCGGGATCTTCGCGGCGCAGGCGGAGCTGCTGAACGATGCCGGCCTGATCACGCTGGCCTGCCAGCTGATGGTGGAGGGGCATGGCCCCGGCTGGTCCTGGAACGAGGCGGTGGAACGCAGCGCCGCGACGCTGGCCGCCAACCCCAACCCGGTGCTGGCCGGCCGCGCCGCCGACCTGCGCGACGTCGGCCGCCGGGTGCTGACCCGCATCGATCCCGAACTGCGCGGCGGCTCGATCCGCGACCTGCCGGACAGCCCCTGCATCCTGGTCGCCGACGACCTGTCGCCCTCCGACACCGCCGCGCTCGACATGGGGCGGGTCATCGGACTGGCGACGGCGCAGGGCGGCCCGACCTCCCACACCGCGATCCTGGCGCGCACGCTGGGGCTGCCGGCGATGGTGGCGGGCGGCGGTGCGCTGACCGAGCTTGCCAACGGCACCACCGCCATCCTCGACGGCCAGGCGGGGCGCCTGTACCTGAACCCGTCCGATGCCGCCCTCGCCGCCGCCCATGGCTGGATCGAGGAGCAGCGCGTCATGAAGGCCCGGCAGGAGGAGCGGCGCGGCCTGCCCGCCCGCACCCGCGACGGTCACGCGGTGGAGATCGGCGCCAACGTCAACCGGCCCGATCAGGTGGCCATGGCGCTGTCCCAGGGCGCCGAGGGCGTCGGGCTGATGCGCACCGAGTTCCTGTTTCTGGAGCGCGGCGACGCCCCCGGCGAGGACGAGCAGTACGAGACCTACCGCGCCATGCTGGAGGCGCTGGACGGCCGGCCGCTGATCGTCCGCACGCTCGACATCGGCGGCGACAAGCAGGTGCCGCACCTGCAGCTTCCGCATGAGGAGAACCCGTTCCTCGGCGTGCGCGGCGCCCGGCTGCTTCTGCGCCATCCCGAATTGCTGGAACCGCAGCTGCGCGCCCTCTACCGCGCCGCCAGGGGGGCGAAGCCGGGATCGCTGCTGATCATGTTCCCGATGATCACCACCCTGCGCGAGATCGAGACCTTGCGCGCCGTCTGCGACCGTATCCGGGCGGAACTGGACGCGCCCGCGGTGCCGCTGGGCATCATGGTGGAGGTACCGGCCGCCGCCATCCAGGCCGACGCGCTGGCCCGCCATGTCGATTTCTTCTCCATCGGCACCAACGACCTGACGCAGTACGCGCTGGCCATCGACCGCCAGCATCCCGAACTGGCGGCAGAGGCGGACAGCCTGCACCCGTCGGTGCTGCGCCTGATCCGCATGACGGTGGACGGCGCCGAGAAGCATGGCCGCTGGGTCGGCGTCTGCGGCGGCATCGCCGGCGACCCGTTCGGCGCCGCCCTGCTGGCCGGCCTCGGCGTGCGCGAGCTGTCGATGACCCCGCGCGACATCCCCGGCGTCAAGGACCGGCTGCGCGACAGCGACCTCGCCGGTCTGCAGGATTTGGCCCGGCGCGCGCTGGACTGCGAATCCTCCGACGACGTGCGGGCGCTGGAAGGGGGGGCGTCATGA
- a CDS encoding oligosaccharide flippase family protein: MQNGSTGQSAAAEPARRSFARDGAATIMVTAATMGLGLLTGVLVARTLGPDGRGALTAVLTTAQLLGWLFGMGCGKAVTYALSRDPSAGGRLLSTWTLMLLPVATAAVLAGHLLLPTLLAAQPAATLELARLYLPMIALALLSELMLGLVLGDQDFRSFNALNFLQPAGVAVSYAVLWAIGLFTVETAVIAQATMSTLVLVAALLLLLRRHGIGWPDLALGRSTVWYALRTHGDVVGGVITQRLDLLIIPAVLPAAQVGLYALATSLSWLIVNLSSALATVVMPAATRRGRSGRDLVLNSLQATFAVGGVLGGGLFLFADIAVGLVYGPAFADSALPLRLLLPGAVLYAAASILLNGLYAENRPFTATLANLLGMVVTVCGLLLFLRSGGILAAAIVSTVAYALVFVAAATLYRRATGLPWRAFLPNPALLVSLPRHLLNKPPAAATAAGPNGD, translated from the coding sequence ATGCAAAATGGTTCCACCGGTCAGTCTGCGGCAGCAGAACCGGCCCGGCGCAGCTTTGCGCGGGACGGCGCCGCCACCATTATGGTCACGGCCGCCACGATGGGGCTGGGCCTGCTGACAGGCGTCCTGGTCGCCCGTACGCTGGGGCCGGACGGCCGCGGCGCACTGACCGCGGTGCTCACCACGGCGCAGCTGCTGGGCTGGCTGTTCGGCATGGGCTGCGGCAAGGCCGTGACCTATGCGCTGTCCCGCGACCCGTCGGCCGGGGGGCGGCTCCTGTCCACCTGGACGCTGATGCTGCTGCCGGTCGCGACGGCTGCGGTGCTGGCGGGCCATCTGCTTCTGCCGACCCTGCTGGCGGCCCAGCCGGCGGCGACGCTGGAGCTGGCCCGCCTTTATCTGCCGATGATCGCGCTGGCCCTGCTGTCGGAGCTGATGTTGGGACTGGTCCTCGGCGACCAGGATTTCCGCAGCTTCAACGCGCTGAACTTCCTCCAGCCGGCGGGGGTCGCCGTCTCCTACGCCGTGCTGTGGGCCATCGGCCTGTTCACGGTCGAGACCGCGGTGATCGCCCAGGCGACGATGAGCACGCTGGTGCTGGTCGCTGCGCTGCTGCTTCTGCTGCGGCGCCACGGCATCGGCTGGCCCGATCTCGCTCTCGGCCGCAGCACCGTCTGGTATGCGCTGCGCACCCACGGCGACGTGGTGGGGGGCGTCATCACCCAGCGGCTGGACCTGCTGATCATCCCGGCCGTCCTGCCGGCGGCGCAGGTCGGGCTCTACGCGCTGGCGACCAGCCTGTCCTGGCTGATCGTCAACCTGTCGAGCGCGCTCGCCACGGTCGTGATGCCGGCGGCCACCCGGCGCGGCCGGTCGGGGCGAGATCTGGTGCTGAACAGCCTGCAGGCGACCTTCGCCGTCGGCGGAGTTCTGGGGGGCGGGCTGTTCCTGTTCGCCGACATCGCCGTCGGCCTGGTCTACGGCCCCGCCTTCGCCGACAGCGCCCTGCCGCTGCGGCTGCTGCTGCCGGGCGCGGTGCTCTATGCCGCGGCGTCGATCCTGCTGAACGGCCTCTATGCCGAGAACCGGCCGTTCACCGCCACGCTGGCCAACCTGCTGGGCATGGTGGTCACGGTGTGCGGCCTCCTGCTGTTCCTGCGCAGCGGCGGGATCCTGGCGGCGGCGATCGTGTCCACCGTCGCCTATGCGCTGGTGTTCGTCGCCGCGGCGACGCTCTACCGACGGGCCACCGGGCTTCCCTGGCGGGCCTTCCTGCCGAACCCGGCGCTGCTCGTCTCGCTGCCGCGCCACCTGCTGAACAAGCCCCCGGCCGCCGCCACCGCGGCCGGACCTAACGGCGATTGA
- a CDS encoding glycosyltransferase yields the protein MRLSLLTPEYPPGEKLGGIATHTHTMARALTRLGHAVQVVTPWKAGGGPAAGTAIEDGVTVRRVDPGPRVQPMLDRFRTNRRLADAVRSFNPDVVHAAEFDADAWWLTRFSTIPVVTRLATPTGLVVDTNAGSWGPHTHLLNALERDQTRRSAAIYASTRAIARRVADYWHIAPELIQVIPNSIDLAAVKAAGAGRPPIPLPERFVAFFGRLEGRKGIAALGRAIPDVLAANPGLHLVMVGGEDPESAAVVGQFRRDVAPVADRVHYTGALPREHALAVVARAELAVVPSLWESFGFVVVEAMVLGVPVVASDCGGFPEIIENGRSGWLVPPGEAVPLRDTLIARLADPAGLKAAADAGLERAKAFDVDTVAAQVASLLEHAKAERTQAANSGIYNNGYRRHFRPDHPTTPFYRIYDEKRRAVAAELERAPRMRILDVGGGYGRITGPFAERHDVTLVDISHEMLAEAKERFPALAVQQADARKLPFPDDSFDLVIAMDLLCHLQDLEAGVRELKRVVKPGGRIACDTTNANPLWVIAYPRYYRWRPDRLLATMRCHGVLPEWKALVRHHWAPEMRKAIAATGLTLQRTDHFGPPGVAKWHLWWCQRGGNGPEGRAS from the coding sequence ATGCGACTGTCGCTCTTGACGCCCGAATATCCGCCCGGCGAAAAGCTCGGCGGTATCGCCACCCACACCCACACGATGGCGCGCGCGTTGACCCGGCTGGGCCATGCGGTGCAGGTGGTGACGCCGTGGAAGGCCGGCGGCGGTCCGGCGGCCGGCACCGCGATCGAGGACGGGGTGACGGTGCGGCGCGTCGATCCGGGCCCGCGGGTCCAGCCGATGCTTGACCGCTTCCGCACCAACCGCCGGCTGGCGGACGCCGTACGCTCCTTCAATCCCGACGTGGTCCATGCGGCGGAGTTCGATGCCGACGCCTGGTGGCTCACCCGTTTCAGCACCATCCCGGTGGTGACGCGGCTCGCCACCCCGACCGGGCTGGTGGTGGACACCAACGCCGGCAGCTGGGGTCCGCACACGCACCTGCTGAACGCGCTGGAGCGCGACCAGACCAGGCGCAGCGCCGCGATCTACGCCTCAACCCGCGCCATCGCGCGGCGGGTCGCCGACTATTGGCACATCGCGCCGGAGCTGATCCAGGTCATCCCCAACAGCATCGACCTCGCCGCGGTGAAGGCCGCCGGCGCCGGCCGGCCGCCCATTCCCCTGCCCGAGCGCTTCGTCGCCTTCTTCGGCCGGCTGGAAGGGCGCAAGGGCATCGCCGCCCTCGGCCGCGCCATCCCCGACGTGCTGGCCGCCAACCCCGGCCTGCATCTGGTGATGGTCGGCGGCGAGGACCCGGAGAGTGCCGCCGTCGTCGGCCAGTTCCGCCGCGACGTGGCCCCGGTCGCCGACCGCGTCCACTACACCGGCGCCCTGCCGCGCGAGCACGCGCTGGCCGTGGTGGCGCGGGCGGAGCTGGCCGTGGTGCCGTCGCTGTGGGAGAGCTTCGGCTTCGTCGTGGTGGAGGCGATGGTGCTGGGCGTGCCGGTGGTCGCCAGCGACTGCGGCGGCTTCCCCGAGATCATCGAGAACGGGCGCTCCGGCTGGCTGGTCCCGCCGGGCGAAGCGGTCCCGCTGCGCGACACGCTGATCGCCCGGCTGGCCGACCCCGCCGGCCTGAAGGCGGCGGCCGATGCCGGGCTGGAGCGCGCCAAGGCCTTCGACGTGGACACGGTGGCCGCACAGGTCGCCAGCCTGCTGGAGCATGCCAAGGCCGAGCGCACGCAGGCCGCCAACTCCGGCATCTACAACAACGGCTACCGCCGCCATTTCCGCCCCGACCACCCGACCACGCCCTTCTACCGCATCTATGACGAGAAGCGGCGCGCGGTGGCGGCGGAACTGGAGCGCGCGCCGCGGATGCGCATCCTCGACGTCGGCGGCGGCTATGGCCGCATCACCGGCCCCTTCGCCGAGCGCCACGACGTGACCCTGGTCGACATCTCGCACGAGATGCTGGCCGAGGCGAAGGAGCGCTTCCCCGCCCTGGCGGTGCAGCAGGCCGACGCCCGCAAGCTGCCCTTCCCCGACGACAGCTTCGACCTCGTCATCGCCATGGATCTGCTCTGCCACCTGCAGGATCTGGAGGCCGGCGTGCGCGAGCTGAAGCGGGTGGTGAAGCCCGGCGGGCGCATCGCCTGCGACACCACCAATGCGAACCCGCTGTGGGTGATCGCCTATCCCCGCTACTACCGCTGGCGCCCCGACCGGCTGCTGGCGACCATGCGCTGCCACGGCGTCCTGCCGGAATGGAAGGCGCTGGTCCGCCACCACTGGGCGCCGGAGATGCGCAAGGCCATCGCCGCGACCGGCCTGACCCTGCAGAGGACCGACCATTTCGGACCGCCGGGGGTGGCGAAATGGCATCTTTGGTGGTGCCAGCGCGGCGGCAATGGCCCGGAGGGGCGCGCATCGTGA
- a CDS encoding LacI family DNA-binding transcriptional regulator: MSVSGKAAGIKDVAKAAGVSVATVSRVLGNGPVSEALRKRVEDAVRATGYRPNLSARRLRSRHSQTIGLVVSDIRNPFFTAVSRAVEDAAYRAGMRVILCNSDENPEREELYLRLMQEERITGLIFAPTRSTLDRLDGLDLDFPVVLIDRNAPTGRYDAVVLDNPRAAAMLVEHLHAQGYRRIAGLFGNTSTTGQERHDGYRAAMTARGLTPAARFLAPYADAAEEAVVHWMAEPDPPEAFIVSNSLFLMGVVKAARRLGLPIPDGLAVAGFDNEPWTELVGPGLTVIEQPVQEIGRSAMALLFERLEAPDRPSRRLVLGGTCILRGSTAARMPAGMTGRRTDAG, from the coding sequence ATGAGCGTCTCGGGGAAAGCCGCCGGCATCAAGGATGTGGCCAAGGCAGCCGGCGTATCGGTCGCCACCGTGTCGCGCGTGCTCGGCAACGGCCCGGTCAGCGAGGCGCTGCGCAAGCGGGTCGAAGATGCGGTGCGCGCCACCGGCTACCGTCCCAACCTGTCGGCACGGCGGCTGCGCTCCCGGCATTCGCAGACCATCGGGCTGGTGGTGTCGGACATCCGCAACCCCTTCTTCACCGCCGTCAGCCGCGCGGTGGAGGATGCGGCGTACCGCGCCGGCATGCGCGTCATCCTGTGCAACAGCGACGAGAACCCGGAACGCGAGGAGTTGTACCTGCGCCTGATGCAGGAGGAGCGGATCACCGGCCTGATCTTCGCCCCCACCCGCAGCACGCTGGACCGGCTCGACGGGCTGGACTTGGATTTTCCCGTCGTTCTGATCGACCGTAACGCGCCGACCGGGCGGTATGACGCGGTGGTGCTGGACAACCCGCGCGCGGCGGCGATGCTGGTCGAGCATCTGCATGCCCAGGGCTACCGCCGCATCGCCGGCCTGTTCGGCAACACCAGCACCACCGGCCAGGAGCGCCACGACGGCTATCGCGCCGCCATGACCGCCCGCGGCCTGACGCCCGCCGCCCGCTTCCTAGCGCCCTATGCCGACGCGGCGGAAGAAGCGGTGGTGCACTGGATGGCCGAACCCGACCCGCCGGAGGCCTTCATCGTCAGCAACAGCCTGTTCCTGATGGGCGTGGTGAAGGCCGCCCGCCGGCTTGGCCTGCCGATCCCCGACGGGCTTGCGGTCGCCGGCTTCGACAACGAGCCCTGGACCGAGCTGGTCGGCCCCGGCCTGACCGTGATCGAACAGCCGGTGCAGGAGATCGGCCGGTCCGCCATGGCCCTGCTGTTCGAGAGGCTGGAAGCGCCGGACCGCCCCAGCCGCCGCCTCGTCCTTGGCGGCACCTGCATCCTGCGCGGGTCCACCGCCGCCCGGATGCCCGCCGGGATGACCGGCCGCCGGACCGACGCGGGCTGA
- a CDS encoding GumC family protein: MEAPEHRMPPGAAGFASGLVAPPVGSGADKVDVKRLAQTLWRQKWLILGITAVLWLPAVLLINSMTPLYSASTVVVIDPHPNRVINIPSVSEPMGIFQDTVNTEVEILRSRDLARRVVEALNLGQEPEYAATAEKPGPLTPLLEEGRALLADVAGALPGPLPAMLTPPPRPAAPTGDAAEMESTRLIDAFQKNLRVSPGVQSRAIRITVEAKDPQLAARAANAVADAYVAIQVETKRNATQRASEWLQSRLDELRQDMTTTGRAAVEAMRSETGMVKGRDAPLVNEEMSALNAQLAEARSAHANAQARLRQLQAVRPGNPESLVGADIGGDPLITGLRQRQTALSAQLAELRAQYGDRHPALTRPAAELRELNASLATEVDRVVRGLRGEVEQQVARIQDLSRRLEGLRNESFDTLQADVRLRELQRQADASDDNYRRAVTRLKETQVLQALEMTPDVRVVSSASVPTGPVGPGKAVLAGLAAVVCGAIATGIALVRTMGQRGVYSSHQVEALLGLPAVGIVPLLGRSKRGTDSARDPYAETSGSDFAEAVWRLCARLRLVRTGAEPATAKGGEVIMLTSSVADEGKTTMAVALSAFLADAGRRVVVVDCDTRRPSIHRLLGNGRPPKGLTDLLNGDATLDQVVHLDERRRVAVIAAGRPVDRPQTLLGSQAMLSLLVELSERYDVIVLDTPPVLSVSDALILAPLADRILYVVRWARTASSLAGAGIKQVRQVGGRISGAVLSMVNAREHANLEYGARPPSGRSYRLRRIA, translated from the coding sequence ATGGAAGCACCGGAACACCGCATGCCACCCGGCGCGGCCGGTTTCGCCTCCGGTCTGGTCGCACCGCCGGTCGGTTCGGGCGCCGACAAGGTCGACGTCAAGCGGCTGGCTCAGACACTTTGGCGCCAGAAATGGCTGATCCTGGGCATTACCGCGGTCCTGTGGCTGCCGGCGGTGCTTCTGATCAACTCGATGACGCCGCTCTACAGCGCCTCCACCGTGGTGGTGATCGACCCGCATCCGAACCGGGTCATCAACATCCCCTCGGTGTCGGAGCCGATGGGCATCTTTCAGGACACCGTCAACACCGAGGTCGAGATCCTGCGCTCCCGCGATCTCGCCCGCCGGGTGGTGGAGGCGCTGAACCTGGGGCAGGAGCCGGAATACGCGGCGACCGCCGAAAAGCCCGGCCCGCTCACCCCGCTACTGGAGGAGGGCCGCGCCCTGCTGGCCGACGTGGCCGGCGCCCTGCCGGGGCCTCTGCCGGCCATGCTGACGCCGCCGCCCCGCCCCGCCGCCCCAACCGGCGACGCCGCCGAGATGGAAAGCACCCGCCTGATCGACGCCTTCCAGAAGAACCTGCGGGTCAGCCCCGGCGTGCAGTCGCGCGCGATCCGCATCACGGTGGAGGCCAAGGATCCGCAGCTGGCCGCCCGCGCCGCCAACGCGGTGGCCGACGCCTATGTCGCCATCCAGGTCGAGACGAAGCGCAACGCCACCCAACGCGCCAGCGAATGGCTGCAGAGCCGGCTGGACGAGCTGCGCCAGGACATGACCACCACCGGCCGCGCCGCGGTCGAGGCGATGCGGTCGGAAACCGGCATGGTCAAGGGGCGCGACGCCCCGCTGGTGAACGAGGAGATGTCCGCCCTCAACGCCCAGCTGGCGGAGGCGCGCTCCGCCCACGCCAACGCCCAGGCCCGGCTGCGCCAGTTGCAGGCCGTTCGTCCCGGCAACCCGGAATCGCTGGTCGGCGCCGACATCGGCGGCGATCCGCTGATCACCGGCCTGCGCCAGCGCCAGACGGCGCTCAGCGCCCAGCTGGCCGAGCTGCGCGCCCAGTATGGCGACCGCCACCCGGCGCTGACCCGTCCGGCCGCCGAACTGCGCGAGCTGAACGCGTCGCTCGCCACCGAGGTCGACCGCGTGGTGCGCGGCCTGCGCGGCGAGGTGGAACAGCAGGTCGCCCGGATCCAGGACCTCAGCCGCCGGCTGGAAGGTCTGCGCAACGAATCCTTCGACACCCTCCAGGCCGATGTCCGTCTGCGCGAATTGCAGCGGCAGGCCGATGCCTCCGACGACAATTACCGCCGCGCCGTCACCCGCCTGAAGGAGACGCAGGTGCTCCAGGCGCTGGAGATGACGCCGGACGTGCGCGTCGTGTCCTCCGCCTCGGTGCCAACGGGTCCGGTCGGGCCGGGCAAGGCGGTGCTGGCCGGGCTGGCCGCGGTCGTCTGCGGCGCCATCGCCACCGGCATCGCCCTGGTGCGCACCATGGGCCAGCGCGGCGTCTACAGCTCCCATCAGGTGGAGGCCCTGCTGGGCCTGCCGGCGGTCGGCATCGTGCCGCTGCTGGGCCGGAGCAAGCGCGGGACCGACTCCGCCCGGGACCCCTATGCGGAAACCAGCGGCAGCGACTTCGCCGAAGCGGTCTGGCGGCTCTGCGCCCGGCTGCGTCTGGTCCGCACCGGCGCCGAGCCGGCCACGGCCAAGGGCGGCGAGGTCATCATGCTGACCTCCTCCGTCGCCGACGAGGGCAAGACGACGATGGCGGTGGCGCTGTCCGCCTTCCTGGCCGATGCCGGGCGCCGCGTGGTGGTGGTCGATTGCGACACCCGCCGGCCCAGCATCCACCGCCTGCTCGGCAACGGCCGCCCGCCCAAGGGCCTGACCGACCTGCTGAACGGCGACGCCACGCTGGATCAGGTGGTGCATCTGGACGAGCGCCGCCGGGTGGCGGTGATCGCCGCCGGACGGCCGGTTGACCGGCCGCAGACCCTCCTCGGCTCCCAGGCGATGCTGTCGCTGCTGGTGGAACTGTCCGAACGCTACGACGTGATCGTGCTCGACACGCCGCCGGTGCTGTCGGTGTCCGACGCGCTCATCCTGGCGCCGCTGGCCGACCGCATCCTCTATGTCGTGCGCTGGGCGCGCACCGCCTCCAGCCTCGCCGGGGCCGGCATCAAGCAGGTGCGGCAGGTCGGCGGGCGGATCAGCGGGGCGGTGCTGTCGATGGTCAACGCCCGCGAACACGCGAATCTCGAATACGGCGCCCGCCCGCCCAGCGGCCGTTCCTACCGCCTGCGCCGCATCGCCTGA